The Methanomethylovorans hollandica DSM 15978 genome includes a region encoding these proteins:
- the glyA gene encoding serine hydroxymethyltransferase has product MSYISEIDPEIAEALKLEANRQDYKLNLIASENYTSRAVMEAQGSIMTNKYAEGYPGKRYYGGCEFVDIAEDLARERAKAIFGAEHVNVQPHSGSGANMGVYFSVLKPGDTIMSMDLSHGGHLSHGSPVNFAGQLYNIVPYGVSRETEALDYDELLAMAKQTKPKMIVCGASAYSRTLDFKSFREIADEAGAYLLADIAHIAGLVAAGAHPSPVPYADFVTTTTHKTLRGPRGGMVMCREEYAKAVDKAIFPGIQGGPLMHVIAAKAVAFKEAQSKEFKQDQEQTVRNAKMLAESLIERDFNIVSGGTDNHVMLLNLNKFNITGKDAEAAMSKAGIILNKNTIPFETRSPFITSGIRIGTPAATTRGMKEMEMVDIAGFIENVILNIGNDKALMEISSDVEQLCSRFPIYK; this is encoded by the coding sequence ATGTCCTATATTTCAGAGATAGACCCCGAGATCGCCGAAGCGCTAAAGCTTGAAGCGAACCGCCAGGACTACAAACTCAACCTGATAGCATCTGAGAACTATACGAGCCGTGCGGTTATGGAAGCACAGGGCTCGATAATGACTAACAAATATGCTGAAGGTTATCCGGGTAAGAGATACTATGGTGGTTGTGAATTTGTAGACATTGCCGAGGACCTCGCAAGGGAGAGAGCAAAGGCCATATTCGGTGCAGAACACGTGAACGTGCAACCTCACTCCGGTTCAGGTGCCAATATGGGCGTATACTTCTCCGTACTTAAACCCGGGGATACCATAATGTCCATGGACCTTTCACACGGAGGCCATCTGTCACACGGAAGCCCTGTCAATTTCGCCGGCCAGCTTTACAACATAGTACCCTATGGAGTATCCAGGGAAACAGAGGCATTAGATTACGATGAACTTCTGGCGATGGCAAAGCAGACAAAACCAAAAATGATCGTGTGCGGAGCTTCTGCTTATTCCCGCACCCTTGACTTCAAGAGCTTCAGAGAGATAGCTGATGAAGCTGGCGCATATCTGCTGGCCGATATCGCCCACATTGCCGGACTTGTGGCAGCCGGCGCTCATCCAAGTCCTGTCCCTTATGCTGATTTCGTGACAACCACCACTCATAAGACCCTGCGTGGGCCAAGAGGTGGAATGGTCATGTGCAGGGAAGAATATGCAAAAGCCGTTGATAAGGCCATATTTCCGGGAATACAGGGTGGCCCCCTTATGCATGTGATAGCTGCAAAGGCTGTAGCCTTCAAGGAAGCACAGAGCAAAGAGTTCAAGCAGGACCAGGAACAGACAGTCAGGAACGCGAAGATGCTTGCTGAGAGCCTTATTGAGAGGGATTTCAATATCGTTTCGGGAGGAACGGATAACCACGTAATGCTCCTGAACCTCAATAAGTTCAATATAACTGGAAAAGATGCGGAAGCAGCCATGAGCAAGGCAGGCATCATCCTCAACAAGAACACTATACCTTTTGAGACTAGAAGTCCTTTCATTACCAGTGGAATAAGGATAGGTACCCCCGCTGCAACCACCAGAGGCATGAAAGAAATGGAAATGGTGGACATTGCAGGATTCATAGAGAACGTGATCCTCAATATTGGCAACGATAAGGCACTAATGGAGATCAGCTCTGATGTGGAACAGCTCTGCAGCAGGTTCCCTATATATAAGTAA
- the purN gene encoding phosphoribosylglycinamide formyltransferase, which yields MTTNIGVLVSGRGSNLQSIIDHVESGYLKDIKLSVVISDVKDAFALERAKMYGINAVFIDPHAYESKMGFEEKIIATLKDYNVDLVLLAGYMRILGSEVIRAYRDRIMNIHPALLPSFKGLHGPRQALEYGVKVAGCTVHFVDEGVDSGPIILQSCVSVKDNDTESTLASRILEQEHRIFPEAIKLFTEGKLKVDGRIVLRREN from the coding sequence ATGACCACCAATATAGGAGTTTTAGTATCAGGCAGAGGTTCTAACCTTCAGTCTATTATTGACCATGTGGAAAGCGGCTATTTAAAAGACATAAAGCTCAGCGTGGTCATCAGTGATGTGAAAGACGCTTTCGCTCTCGAGCGTGCAAAGATGTATGGTATAAATGCTGTTTTTATAGATCCGCACGCTTATGAAAGTAAGATGGGATTCGAAGAAAAGATAATTGCAACATTGAAGGATTATAATGTGGATCTGGTGCTTCTGGCAGGATACATGAGGATCTTAGGGAGTGAAGTTATCCGGGCATACAGAGATAGGATCATGAACATACATCCTGCACTGCTCCCTTCCTTTAAAGGTCTGCATGGTCCCAGACAGGCACTTGAATATGGTGTCAAGGTCGCTGGCTGCACTGTACATTTCGTAGACGAAGGAGTGGATAGCGGACCTATAATCCTTCAGAGCTGTGTATCTGTAAAAGACAATGACACAGAAAGCACGCTTGCCTCCCGGATACTGGAGCAGGAACACAGGATATTCCCTGAAGCAATAAAACTGTTCACTGAGGGTAAACTTAAAGTGGATGGCAGGATTGTACTACGCAGAGAGAACTAA
- a CDS encoding transcriptional regulator, which yields MTKDILIHQIVDVLKQANFIVSKRCNIRPRSFDLAARKDNILLFCKVLYNIDGLNEETAHEMKALARYLGGSAILVGAKTRDQMLEDSVVYMRYDIPAVNVQTLYDYFVENVPPLVAAAPGGLYVSIDGDVLKEARTKQAMSLGTLATELGVSRRTISKYEEGGMDASIDVVLHLEELLDVALAKSIDILQAFEKKLKEPPMPIEEKKYPQEDNVLDMLHSLGYQVVSTSQAPFKAISKDNHDTMLTGVSTYSSAMIKRADLMSSISCVTQTRSVFIIKGPTKSETVENTVLIEEKELDRMAGPEEFVSLIDEKTKYKKH from the coding sequence ATGACAAAAGACATCCTCATACATCAGATAGTAGATGTACTGAAACAGGCGAACTTCATCGTTTCAAAACGCTGTAACATCAGGCCGAGGAGTTTTGATCTTGCTGCAAGGAAAGATAACATCCTGCTTTTCTGCAAAGTATTGTACAATATAGATGGGCTGAACGAAGAAACAGCCCATGAGATGAAAGCACTTGCGCGATATCTGGGCGGTTCAGCCATTCTTGTGGGTGCCAAAACCCGGGACCAGATGCTTGAAGATAGTGTAGTGTACATGCGATATGACATACCTGCTGTTAATGTGCAGACCCTTTATGATTACTTTGTGGAAAACGTACCTCCACTTGTGGCTGCAGCACCCGGAGGGTTGTATGTGTCAATAGATGGGGACGTACTGAAAGAAGCACGTACAAAGCAGGCAATGTCCCTCGGAACCCTTGCTACTGAGCTGGGAGTTTCCAGAAGGACCATCAGCAAATATGAAGAAGGTGGGATGGATGCGTCCATAGATGTAGTGTTACATCTTGAGGAGTTGCTGGATGTTGCACTTGCAAAATCCATAGATATATTGCAGGCTTTTGAGAAGAAACTCAAGGAACCGCCAATGCCAATTGAGGAAAAGAAATACCCTCAAGAGGATAATGTTCTTGATATGCTGCATTCCCTGGGATACCAGGTAGTTTCGACATCTCAGGCGCCTTTCAAAGCAATATCCAAAGATAATCACGATACAATGCTTACAGGGGTCAGCACGTACAGCAGTGCGATGATAAAACGAGCTGATCTGATGAGCAGCATCTCCTGTGTAACGCAGACAAGGTCCGTGTTTATAATAAAAGGTCCGACCAAGTCAGAAACTGTAGAGAACACAGTTCTCATCGAAGAAAAAGAACTGGATAGAATGGCCGGACCAGAGGAGTTTGTAAGCCTCATTGACGAGAAAACAAAATATAAAAAACATTGA
- a CDS encoding tRNA(Ile)(2)-agmatinylcytidine synthase has translation MIIGIDDTDSREGMCTTYLGALLMEELQHYGSMQELPILVRLNPTIPYKTRGNACVGINIATSCPDKVMEHVISRVSEMSAMECEMTNPGVVFVQDDEANRVKDTLGTFFLRAVRTVLSIEEAKSIIAETGLQARGFKNGRGLIGALAACGAMLNPGWDHTFEYLAYRQRGKWGTPRNVDKDSFFVADDATYPATWDTVDVSNGLVVCVPHSPDPVLYGIRGRDPDVVKRTAGMIISEPLERSCIYCTNQGTDMHLIPIDSISGIKEMQSYIVSGSVSCDPFTIPGGHTIFSISDNSGSSVECAAFEPTKDFRSLVRKLIQGDAIKVYGSFMNKSLNIEKIEIVSLAPLVFTHNPECASCGKRMESAGRGQGYRCRKCGTRSSSLVQIQQKRDIEPGMYEVPPCARRHLAKPLVRMQTPQSKIFPFR, from the coding sequence ATGATCATAGGCATAGATGATACGGATTCAAGGGAAGGTATGTGTACAACATATCTGGGAGCCCTGCTCATGGAAGAACTGCAACATTACGGCAGCATGCAGGAGCTTCCTATTCTTGTCCGCCTCAACCCCACTATCCCTTACAAGACCAGAGGCAACGCATGTGTAGGCATTAATATAGCAACCTCTTGTCCGGATAAAGTTATGGAACACGTTATTTCCAGGGTCTCTGAAATGTCAGCGATGGAATGCGAAATGACAAATCCGGGGGTTGTCTTTGTACAGGATGATGAAGCTAACAGGGTCAAGGATACACTGGGTACTTTTTTCCTGCGCGCTGTAAGAACAGTCCTTTCCATCGAAGAGGCAAAATCCATAATTGCTGAAACCGGCCTGCAGGCCCGAGGGTTCAAGAATGGTCGAGGTCTCATTGGCGCGCTGGCTGCCTGTGGTGCCATGCTGAACCCCGGATGGGACCACACATTTGAGTATCTTGCCTATAGGCAAAGGGGCAAATGGGGTACCCCCAGAAACGTGGATAAAGACAGCTTCTTTGTTGCTGATGATGCAACTTATCCAGCTACATGGGACACCGTGGATGTGTCAAATGGACTTGTAGTGTGCGTACCTCATTCTCCGGACCCGGTGCTATATGGTATTAGGGGAAGGGATCCGGATGTGGTGAAAAGGACAGCGGGAATGATCATCTCAGAACCCCTGGAAAGATCGTGCATATACTGCACTAACCAGGGAACTGATATGCATTTGATACCCATTGACAGTATATCCGGAATCAAAGAGATGCAATCATATATTGTTTCAGGGTCTGTTTCATGTGACCCATTTACGATACCCGGAGGGCATACCATCTTCTCTATATCTGATAATAGCGGATCTTCTGTAGAATGTGCGGCTTTTGAACCAACCAAGGATTTCAGATCACTGGTGCGCAAACTCATCCAGGGAGATGCTATAAAGGTTTATGGCAGCTTTATGAATAAATCTCTTAACATCGAAAAGATAGAGATTGTTTCCCTTGCACCGTTGGTGTTTACTCATAATCCCGAATGTGCTTCCTGCGGAAAAAGGATGGAATCAGCAGGCAGAGGACAGGGGTACAGATGCAGAAAATGTGGCACAAGATCATCTTCTTTGGTGCAGATACAACAAAAAAGAGACATTGAGCCCGGTATGTATGAGGTGCCTCCTTGTGCCCGCAGGCATCTGGCAAAACCACTTGTCAGGATGCAAACCCCACAATCAAAAATATTTCCCTTCAGATGA
- a CDS encoding NAD+ synthase → MDTEKAREVIVEFIREKVHEANAEGVVLGISGGIDSALAAYLAAEALGKDKVLGIHLPELNFTPAEDVLDATEVAHRLGIEFSAIGISDMLTAYLENIPEGDKATTHAKGNLKARIRMSVLYYHANMLNRIVIGTGNKTELLLGYFTKYGDGGADMLPLGDLYKTDVWELAALMGVPESIINKAPSAGLWSGQTDEKELGITYKEVDRFLSLLLEGTATEVVRNTVGITGEQADSVMRRIKMNAHKLRTPPIADLEHLR, encoded by the coding sequence ATGGACACAGAGAAAGCAAGGGAAGTAATCGTAGAGTTCATCAGAGAAAAGGTACATGAAGCAAATGCAGAGGGAGTTGTCCTTGGTATAAGTGGGGGTATCGATTCTGCACTGGCAGCATATTTAGCTGCTGAAGCTCTGGGCAAGGATAAAGTACTGGGTATACACCTTCCGGAACTCAACTTCACACCTGCGGAGGATGTCCTTGATGCGACCGAGGTGGCACATAGATTAGGCATAGAGTTCAGTGCCATAGGTATCTCAGATATGCTCACAGCTTACCTTGAGAACATTCCGGAAGGAGATAAGGCCACTACCCATGCAAAAGGGAACCTTAAGGCCCGCATCCGGATGTCAGTGCTGTATTACCATGCCAACATGCTCAACAGGATAGTCATAGGCACAGGTAATAAAACAGAACTGTTGCTGGGTTATTTCACAAAGTATGGCGATGGAGGAGCAGACATGCTGCCTCTTGGGGACCTGTATAAGACTGACGTGTGGGAGCTTGCGGCCTTGATGGGAGTTCCTGAATCCATCATCAATAAGGCACCTTCTGCTGGTCTCTGGAGTGGCCAGACCGATGAAAAAGAACTGGGTATCACATATAAAGAAGTGGATCGTTTCCTTTCACTGCTGCTTGAAGGAACGGCAACTGAGGTCGTACGGAACACTGTGGGCATTACAGGGGAGCAGGCCGATTCAGTGATGCGCAGGATCAAAATGAATGCCCACAAGCTGAGAACGCCCCCTATAGCAGATCTTGAACATTTGAGATGA
- a CDS encoding NOB1 family endonuclease produces MPIYIADSAVFIMGKPVDAIYTITVPSVVDELKSSESRLRFDLAREQGLGVEIPSKEALERVAEVSGVSKDHEELSLTDIEVLAKAYDLKEEAVLLTDDYAVQNVASMLGIKVEPVVQKKIKDVLIWQKVCIGCKRKFDSGDICPVCGSPMRKGRKRKL; encoded by the coding sequence ATGCCTATTTATATAGCCGACTCTGCTGTCTTCATAATGGGAAAACCAGTTGATGCCATCTATACCATTACTGTTCCTTCAGTAGTGGATGAGCTCAAAAGCAGTGAGTCAAGGCTGCGCTTTGACCTTGCCAGGGAACAGGGTCTGGGAGTAGAAATACCCTCCAAGGAAGCGCTTGAAAGGGTTGCAGAGGTTTCTGGTGTATCTAAGGATCATGAGGAGTTATCCCTCACTGACATTGAAGTGCTTGCCAAGGCTTATGATCTCAAGGAAGAAGCGGTGCTCCTCACCGACGATTACGCAGTGCAGAATGTTGCCAGTATGCTGGGCATAAAAGTCGAGCCTGTTGTTCAGAAGAAGATAAAGGACGTGCTCATATGGCAGAAGGTCTGTATTGGATGTAAGAGGAAGTTCGATTCAGGAGATATATGTCCCGTATGTGGCTCTCCTATGAGAAAAGGACGCAAAAGAAAATTATAA
- a CDS encoding orotate phosphoribosyltransferase-like protein — MKNIDNLIQKAVELQSNGLTSRQIADELNVSRDTVTWLLTRAKKDLSTPAPKDISVNWANIGKNAYRLRNISKVLCDLVLETLDQTEDDVDLIVGIGLSGVPLASLMAEELGTDLAIFHAHYDPADDRSLKGDFSGNFSTVGGKKCVIVDDVITSGSTMTGVVKRIHEEGGKPVAIAVLVDKKGAEVISDVPVRPLVRIVRVD; from the coding sequence ATGAAGAATATAGATAATCTGATTCAGAAAGCAGTGGAGTTACAGTCCAACGGGCTTACCTCAAGGCAAATAGCAGATGAGCTTAACGTTTCCAGGGACACTGTGACCTGGCTTCTCACCCGTGCAAAGAAAGATCTTAGCACACCTGCACCCAAGGACATTTCTGTGAACTGGGCAAACATAGGCAAGAACGCTTACAGGCTGCGTAACATTTCAAAAGTGCTCTGTGATTTGGTATTGGAGACCCTGGACCAGACAGAAGATGATGTTGACCTTATTGTAGGTATCGGGCTTAGCGGTGTGCCGTTAGCGAGCCTTATGGCAGAAGAGCTAGGTACAGACCTTGCAATATTCCATGCACATTATGATCCGGCTGATGACAGGAGCCTGAAAGGCGATTTCAGCGGGAATTTCAGTACTGTAGGGGGTAAGAAATGTGTTATTGTGGATGATGTGATCACTAGTGGATCCACCATGACAGGGGTGGTCAAACGCATCCATGAAGAAGGCGGCAAACCCGTTGCAATAGCCGTCCTGGTGGATAAGAAAGGCGCTGAGGTCATTTCAGACGTGCCTGTAAGGCCATTGGTACGCATAGTCCGTGTAGACTGA
- a CDS encoding DHH family phosphoesterase → MSERCQECEGKGYIVTSSKKCPECKGSGKSKSIDFMKLSEKDVTNFLSSGPGCPKCGGTGEIEEKDACSKCKGKGVMYSCITCGTAIDKLVDGEEVCEGCSKKQIVYNLDDSCTIDEIEMGKLYHCVVNSNVAFGTFVDINSKMRGLIHSSNIKEIPRIGDSLVVSVKEIRNNNKLDLIPRNISTYQTVDLEKELPEFNSSKLSENVGKTVRVHGEVIQVKQTAGPTIFTIDDETGQISAAAFESAGERAYPHIDADMIVSVTGEVQLRGENVQLEVRSMRRLTGDKEKIIRTRIEDAIDRRAEPHYIEFLVKSDVLEKLRPAMKEVAKEIRKAVIKSKPILLRHHADADGMTAAVAIEKAILPLIKEVNGTDGEYYFYKRAPSKAPFYELTDVTRDVSFALEDTVRHGQKMPLVVSVDNGSTLEDLPSFRIAQVYDIEMVVVDHHHPDKEVDQFLKAHVNPAHVGGDYSITAGMLCTEVARMINPDIEKEILHLPAVAGVGDRADSEEARDYIKLVSDRYSLQDLKDMALALDYAAYWLKFSSGRGIVDDILDLKDHNTHRKLVSLFCEQANGMINEQLEACMAHVKAQKLPNGAILNVLDVENHAHKFTFPPPGKTSGEVHDRLCKKYEGQPVVTLGYGPDFAVIRSKYVKMNIPKMVRELHDEIEGGGVNGGGHLVVGSIKFVEGMRTQVLAKLAEKIGAVEVE, encoded by the coding sequence ATGAGCGAAAGATGTCAAGAGTGCGAGGGAAAGGGATACATTGTTACCTCCTCGAAGAAATGCCCGGAGTGCAAAGGCAGCGGGAAGTCAAAATCAATAGATTTTATGAAACTCTCCGAGAAAGATGTTACAAATTTCCTCAGCAGTGGTCCAGGATGCCCAAAATGCGGAGGGACCGGAGAAATAGAAGAAAAAGATGCTTGCAGTAAATGCAAAGGAAAAGGCGTTATGTACTCTTGTATCACATGCGGCACAGCCATAGATAAACTTGTGGACGGAGAAGAAGTATGTGAAGGCTGCAGTAAGAAGCAGATAGTATACAACCTCGATGACTCCTGTACAATTGACGAGATAGAGATGGGAAAATTGTACCATTGCGTAGTGAATAGCAATGTTGCCTTTGGGACCTTCGTTGATATCAACTCAAAAATGAGAGGGCTTATCCATTCGAGCAACATTAAAGAAATACCCCGGATCGGGGACAGCCTTGTGGTGAGTGTGAAGGAGATAAGGAACAATAACAAATTGGACCTCATTCCCAGAAACATCAGCACCTACCAGACAGTGGATCTTGAGAAAGAGCTTCCTGAGTTTAACTCCTCCAAGCTCTCCGAAAACGTGGGCAAGACGGTCAGAGTCCATGGAGAGGTGATCCAGGTAAAGCAAACGGCGGGCCCGACCATATTTACCATCGATGATGAGACAGGTCAAATATCTGCTGCGGCGTTTGAAAGTGCTGGAGAGAGAGCATATCCGCACATAGATGCTGATATGATAGTATCTGTTACAGGAGAAGTCCAGCTGAGAGGAGAGAATGTCCAGCTTGAGGTCCGCAGCATGAGAAGGTTGACGGGCGACAAGGAAAAAATAATAAGGACACGTATAGAAGATGCAATAGACAGAAGGGCTGAGCCTCATTATATCGAGTTCCTGGTTAAGAGCGATGTGCTGGAGAAGCTCAGGCCGGCTATGAAAGAGGTAGCAAAAGAAATACGCAAAGCTGTCATCAAGTCAAAGCCCATTCTCCTGAGACATCATGCCGATGCCGACGGTATGACCGCGGCGGTTGCCATCGAAAAAGCCATACTCCCACTTATAAAAGAAGTTAACGGTACTGATGGTGAATATTATTTCTACAAAAGAGCTCCCTCAAAGGCTCCTTTCTATGAACTGACAGACGTTACCCGTGATGTTTCTTTTGCTTTGGAAGATACCGTCAGGCACGGGCAGAAAATGCCCCTGGTCGTAAGTGTGGACAATGGTTCTACCCTTGAAGATCTGCCTTCTTTCAGAATAGCTCAGGTATACGATATTGAGATGGTTGTCGTTGACCATCACCATCCTGACAAGGAAGTTGATCAGTTCCTTAAAGCTCATGTCAATCCTGCACATGTGGGGGGAGATTACAGTATAACTGCAGGCATGCTTTGTACTGAAGTTGCCCGTATGATAAATCCGGATATTGAAAAAGAGATACTGCACCTGCCTGCTGTTGCCGGTGTGGGTGACCGTGCAGATTCAGAGGAGGCAAGAGATTATATTAAGCTGGTATCCGACAGGTATTCATTGCAGGACCTGAAGGATATGGCACTTGCACTTGACTATGCAGCCTACTGGCTCAAATTCAGCAGTGGCAGAGGCATAGTTGACGATATACTGGATTTGAAAGATCATAACACACATAGGAAACTTGTCAGCCTGTTCTGCGAGCAGGCCAACGGCATGATCAACGAGCAGCTTGAAGCATGCATGGCACATGTTAAGGCCCAGAAGCTTCCCAATGGTGCCATACTGAACGTGCTGGATGTAGAGAACCATGCCCACAAATTCACATTCCCGCCACCCGGAAAAACATCCGGTGAGGTGCATGACAGACTTTGTAAAAAATACGAAGGTCAGCCAGTAGTCACTCTGGGATATGGTCCTGACTTTGCTGTGATCAGATCCAAGTATGTCAAGATGAACATACCAAAAATGGTCAGAGAACTGCATGACGAGATAGAAGGCGGTGGTGTCAACGGAGGAGGGCACCTGGTGGTGGGCAGCATAAAGTTCGTAGAAGGGATGCGTACCCAGGTATTGGCAAAACTTGCAGAAAAGATAGGAGCAGTGGAAGTAGAATAA
- a CDS encoding slipin family protein: MVLSDIILPILILVIFILSKAIKIVNEYERVVIFRLGRLSGIKGPGLFLIIPIIDTVVKIDLRVVTIDVPKQNVITKDNVTVDVDAVVYYKVVEPSSAVNEVENYKYATSTLSQTTLRDAIGQIELDELLSKREEINRNIQEMLDVSTDPWGIKVTGVTLRDVKIDDTMLRAIAKQAEAEREKRARIILAEGEYIAAEKMQQAAKLYQDMPAGLKLRELQTIAEVAREKNLIVISNSMEIGGMAAMSKAFSEKNKG, from the coding sequence ATGGTTCTATCTGACATTATTTTACCAATATTGATTCTAGTGATTTTCATCTTGTCAAAAGCTATCAAGATCGTAAATGAATATGAACGTGTTGTTATCTTTCGTTTAGGGAGGCTGAGCGGGATCAAAGGTCCTGGTCTGTTCCTCATAATACCTATCATAGATACGGTGGTCAAGATCGACCTGCGTGTGGTCACCATCGATGTGCCCAAGCAGAACGTGATAACCAAGGATAATGTGACAGTGGATGTGGATGCAGTGGTCTATTATAAGGTCGTGGAACCTTCTTCTGCTGTCAATGAGGTGGAAAATTACAAGTATGCTACTTCCACTTTGTCTCAGACTACATTACGTGATGCTATAGGTCAGATCGAACTCGATGAACTCCTTTCCAAAAGGGAGGAGATCAATAGAAACATCCAGGAAATGCTCGATGTATCCACCGATCCCTGGGGTATAAAGGTCACAGGCGTTACTCTAAGGGATGTGAAAATAGATGATACTATGCTGCGTGCTATTGCAAAGCAGGCTGAGGCAGAGCGTGAGAAACGTGCACGTATCATCCTTGCAGAAGGTGAGTACATAGCTGCTGAGAAGATGCAACAAGCTGCAAAGTTATACCAGGATATGCCCGCTGGACTTAAACTTCGTGAATTGCAAACTATAGCCGAGGTTGCAAGAGAGAAGAACCTTATTGTGATTTCCAATTCAATGGAAATTGGCGGAATGGCGGCTATGTCGAAAGCATTTAGTGAAAAGAACAAGGGTTAA
- a CDS encoding NfeD family protein gives MRSRLGIFFLLFLFLLCSTSQASAAEKVLVMDIGATITPSSDDILADAIAFAEDGDYQALVITLNTPGGVVDATLNMMEQISATDVPVIGYVYPEGTKAWSAGTLLLISMDVAAMSPYTVIGSAQPVTVTASGSEPVNDSKIVNALVATAQENARKHGRNDTTAAQFITENLNLNPEKALEYGVIEYIASDLNDLLEQVDGLEVKGQELKTSGADLVFYEPPLRLSFLNIISDPIISSLLLLLGVYAIILGLSNPGFGAELFGIVAIALGLIGTGFDVNIASIFLILVGVALVIVEFQSPGFGVFGISGLVCIVAGSILLAPTDFPRNYTPAEFQQTIILSVVSPTIVIGIFLLFVLYKIAVVRHSTPKFGELVGDFAVADDPFGPGEFGYVRHKSEIWKARSEETIEKGDRVEILEKDGIVLIVKKIDASSSLSEK, from the coding sequence ATGAGATCAAGGCTGGGAATCTTTTTTTTACTTTTTTTATTTTTGTTGTGCTCTACATCACAAGCAAGTGCTGCAGAAAAGGTGCTGGTGATGGATATAGGAGCTACCATAACTCCGTCATCAGATGATATTCTGGCAGATGCCATAGCTTTCGCCGAAGATGGTGATTATCAGGCTCTGGTCATTACACTTAACACACCCGGAGGAGTTGTGGATGCAACCCTTAATATGATGGAACAAATATCTGCGACGGATGTGCCTGTGATAGGCTACGTCTATCCGGAAGGTACCAAGGCCTGGTCTGCAGGCACTCTTCTGCTTATTAGTATGGATGTAGCGGCTATGTCGCCTTACACTGTTATAGGTTCAGCCCAGCCGGTGACGGTAACAGCCTCAGGTTCAGAGCCTGTGAACGACTCCAAGATAGTGAACGCTCTGGTCGCCACTGCACAGGAAAATGCCCGCAAGCACGGGCGCAATGATACTACTGCAGCCCAATTCATTACTGAGAACCTTAATTTAAACCCTGAGAAGGCCTTAGAATACGGAGTAATAGAATACATAGCTTCAGATCTCAATGACCTGCTGGAGCAGGTGGACGGACTTGAGGTCAAAGGTCAGGAACTTAAGACCAGCGGGGCAGATCTGGTGTTCTATGAACCACCTCTCAGGCTTTCTTTCCTGAACATAATCTCAGATCCTATCATATCCTCCTTATTGTTACTGCTGGGTGTATATGCTATCATATTGGGCTTGTCTAACCCGGGTTTCGGAGCCGAGCTCTTTGGTATAGTGGCGATAGCTCTGGGACTTATAGGCACTGGTTTCGATGTGAACATAGCATCTATATTCCTTATACTGGTAGGTGTGGCGTTAGTAATCGTAGAGTTCCAGTCGCCGGGTTTTGGAGTTTTCGGGATCTCAGGACTTGTATGTATCGTTGCGGGAAGTATATTGCTTGCACCCACGGATTTCCCCCGGAACTACACTCCAGCCGAATTCCAGCAGACGATCATACTTTCAGTGGTATCCCCAACTATAGTTATTGGTATCTTCCTGCTCTTTGTCCTTTACAAGATTGCGGTGGTGCGCCATTCTACACCGAAGTTCGGCGAGCTCGTGGGAGATTTTGCTGTTGCGGATGATCCCTTTGGTCCAGGAGAATTCGGATATGTGAGGCATAAAAGCGAGATATGGAAGGCACGCTCTGAGGAAACTATCGAAAAAGGGGATAGGGTGGAAATATTGGAAAAGGACGGGATAGTCCTTATTGTAAAGAAGATAGATGCAAGCTCCAGCCTTTCAGAAAAATGA